The DNA region GAAGTTGGAAGTTGTACTGAGTTGTTCGTCCGCCGTCACGGGGGTGCGGCTCGATTGTGGTGGGAGAGGGTGAAGTTTGTGTTGAGCCGAGTCACGCCCCTGACAATTCTGCTTTTCCTCGCTGGCCTTCCCTCGTTCGCCGTGCCTATCGCTTCCCAGTTTGTTGCGGATGGTTTCACGCGTCCCGTATTCGTCTGTTCGCCGCCCGGGGATGCTTCACGGCTGCTCGTCGTCGAACTCGGCGGCAAGATCAAACTCATCAAGAACGGCTCGGTGCAGACCACGCCATTTCTCGACATCACGACGAAAGTAAACCAGGGCCGCGACGAACGCGGGCTGTTGGGCCTCGCATTTCATCCGAATTACGCGTCGAACGGCCTTTTCTACGTCAACTATATCGACACGGCCTACCCGGGTGATACGCACATCGAGCGGTACCAGGTCTCCAGCAATCCGGATGTCGCGAATGCGAACAGTGGCTTCAATCTCTTGACCATCGCCCAACCCGACACAAACCACAACGGCGGCTGGATTGGCTTCAGCCCGATCGATGGCTACCTCTATGTCGCGGTCGGCGACGGCGGCGGCGCGAACGATCCTTCCGGCAACGGGCAGAACATCAACACCAAGCTGGGCAAGATTCTGCGGCTGGACGTGAACATTGCGTCGCCCTACGCGCCGTCGACCAATCCATACTATGGATCGACGCCCGGAGACGACCTTGTCTGGGCCTACGGGCTGCGCAATCCGTACCGTTGCGGATTTGATCGATCGAATGGCGATCTGTGGATCGGCGACGTTGGGCAGGATGCGCGCGAGGAAATCGACCGGCTACCGGCCACCGCTGGCGGCGGTCTGAACTTCGGATGGAAGACTGCGGAGGGTTTCGCATGCCGCGGCGGCAGCGGTTCCTGCGGGACCAACGCCGGGTTCACTCCCCCGATCATCGATTACCCGCGTACTGTCGGCCAGGCAGTGATTGGCGGCTATGTCTATCGCGGCTCCGCGATTCCGGGGCTGCAAGGCACCTACTTCTACGGAGATTATATTTTCGGCGGAATTTTTTCGTTCACGTATAACGGCAGCGTCCAGGACCACGCCGAACGCAGCGCCGAGCTCAACCCGCCGGGCCCACGCTACATCAACAGTGTCTCGTCATTCGGGGAAGACGCCAACGGTGAGTTGTACATCGTCGACTACTTCGACGGCGAGATTTATAGAATCGTCGGCGTGGACA from Candidatus Hydrogenedentota bacterium includes:
- a CDS encoding PQQ-dependent sugar dehydrogenase, with the protein product MKFVLSRVTPLTILLFLAGLPSFAVPIASQFVADGFTRPVFVCSPPGDASRLLVVELGGKIKLIKNGSVQTTPFLDITTKVNQGRDERGLLGLAFHPNYASNGLFYVNYIDTAYPGDTHIERYQVSSNPDVANANSGFNLLTIAQPDTNHNGGWIGFSPIDGYLYVAVGDGGGANDPSGNGQNINTKLGKILRLDVNIASPYAPSTNPYYGSTPGDDLVWAYGLRNPYRCGFDRSNGDLWIGDVGQDAREEIDRLPATAGGGLNFGWKTAEGFACRGGSGSCGTNAGFTPPIIDYPRTVGQAVIGGYVYRGSAIPGLQGTYFYGDYIFGGIFSFTYNGSVQDHAERSAELNPPGPRYINSVSSFGEDANGELYIVDYFDGEIYRIVGVDTDPDSDSDGLTDSQEQELGTDPNDPDTDDDGLSDGAEVNTHGTNPKKADTDDDGLSDGAEVNTHGTNPKKADTDDDGLSDGAEVNTHGTNPKKADTDDDGLSDGAEVNTHGTNPKKADTDDDGLSDGAEVNTHGTNP